A stretch of Candidatus Binatia bacterium DNA encodes these proteins:
- a CDS encoding amidohydrolase family protein, with amino-acid sequence MAGDYRVFSADSHLEISPERWTARVPAKYKDRAPRLIKLPNGGDGIVVENRPVYVLGLAVAGRPYEEHQLTGLNYETSAGAGSPEQRRKEQERDGVEGEVLFTSAGNLSFWRGIRNDEAYHAVLHAYNEFLAEEYCAPARDRLLAMGVIPSVSVDAAVAELEYCAKAGLKGVALNTFPSGKLLPTPEDDRFWAAAIDLDMPLTVHVGLQRTDGPLFKYSRDPGEVAFGGDPVRVLTRFGGTSGLNAVQMMLSGVFDRYPNLRIYWAETQVGWLPYFYEQLDDTYKRSRHWMTRYFGIEPLKRQPSEYIREHCYWGFIYDPIGLRLRYDLGIERIMWGSDFPHAAGDWPHSRRMIDDMFGAVPEEERQQILVKNAARYFHIGQR; translated from the coding sequence ATGGCAGGCGATTATCGGGTTTTTTCGGCCGACTCTCATCTGGAGATTTCCCCCGAACGCTGGACGGCGCGCGTTCCGGCTAAATACAAAGACCGGGCGCCGCGTCTGATCAAGCTCCCCAACGGCGGCGACGGCATCGTCGTCGAGAACCGTCCGGTGTACGTTCTCGGGCTCGCCGTTGCGGGCCGGCCGTATGAAGAGCATCAACTCACGGGCTTGAATTATGAGACGTCGGCCGGCGCGGGCAGCCCGGAGCAGCGCCGTAAAGAGCAGGAGCGGGACGGCGTCGAAGGCGAAGTGCTTTTCACTTCGGCGGGCAATCTGAGTTTCTGGCGCGGTATCCGCAACGACGAGGCTTACCACGCGGTCCTTCACGCCTACAACGAGTTCCTCGCCGAGGAGTACTGCGCTCCCGCGCGCGATCGTTTGCTCGCCATGGGCGTGATCCCGAGCGTGTCCGTCGACGCCGCCGTGGCGGAGCTGGAGTACTGCGCCAAGGCCGGCTTGAAGGGCGTGGCGCTGAATACTTTTCCGAGCGGGAAGCTTCTGCCGACGCCCGAGGACGACCGCTTTTGGGCCGCTGCCATCGATCTCGACATGCCGCTCACCGTGCACGTCGGATTGCAGCGGACCGACGGGCCGCTTTTTAAATACAGCCGCGATCCGGGAGAAGTCGCCTTCGGCGGCGATCCGGTCCGGGTGTTGACGCGTTTCGGCGGCACCAGCGGCTTGAACGCCGTCCAGATGATGCTATCGGGCGTGTTCGATCGCTACCCGAATCTCAGGATCTACTGGGCCGAGACCCAGGTCGGCTGGCTGCCTTATTTTTACGAGCAGCTCGACGACACCTACAAGCGCAGCCGTCACTGGATGACTCGTTACTTCGGCATCGAGCCGCTCAAGCGGCAACCGAGCGAATACATCCGGGAGCATTGCTATTGGGGGTTTATCTATGATCCGATCGGGCTCAGGCTGCGCTACGATCTGGGCATCGAGAGGATCATGTGGGGCAGCGACTTTCCCCATGCGGCGGGGGACTGGCCCCATTCGCGCCGCATGATCGACGACATGTTCGGCGCCGTGCCCGAGGAAGAACGGCAGCAGATCCTGGTAAAAAACGCCGCGCGGTATTTCCATATAGGCCAGCGATGA
- a CDS encoding ABC transporter substrate-binding protein, producing MKRLFLMSFVLVLLTSAMSKVDAASATPKRGGTLTLAISKDMALMNPMINTSSTESRIRELMFEPLLNMDLKGNIQPYLAESWQLSKDGKLYTFNLRKGVKFHNGQEMTADDIKFAMDYTLNPKNGAYGFSDLNLVERVETAGKYVVKVQMKRPTSTFLTALTKIRAFSAIPKESLPEGIRKPATFPPGTGPFKFREWQPGQKIVLDRFGDYWGQKAFVDTVILRLISDATVRFTALQSGDVDIIERTPYEWVKQVVDGKMKGFGFAKSAYAGSRNIEFNVADPPFNNKKLRFAVAHAIDKREILQAAYMGLADTTDQRFPKGTIWHFDDLPSPVFDIERAKTLLKESGYKGETIQLMGNRGEVAEVEGAAIQAQLRRIGMKVEVKILERASALEARRKGEFAFKLAGGSFYADPLFAYNEYLCEADPRKRRVNETGYCDKEFDATIAKAEAEVDAEKRKQLFKRVAAKIVGDAPILPIGFTPRFFASRDYVVGFSSNHEGDFMYYGGGLNYAWIDK from the coding sequence ATGAAACGACTTTTCCTGATGAGTTTTGTCCTGGTCCTTTTGACGAGCGCCATGTCTAAAGTGGACGCCGCGTCGGCGACGCCGAAGCGAGGGGGGACCTTGACCCTGGCGATCAGCAAGGACATGGCGCTGATGAATCCCATGATCAATACCAGCTCGACCGAGTCGCGGATTCGCGAGCTGATGTTCGAGCCGCTGCTCAACATGGACCTCAAAGGAAACATCCAGCCGTACCTGGCCGAGTCGTGGCAGCTCTCCAAAGACGGAAAGCTCTACACGTTCAACCTGCGCAAAGGAGTGAAGTTCCACAACGGCCAGGAGATGACGGCGGACGACATCAAGTTCGCGATGGATTACACGTTGAATCCGAAAAACGGCGCCTACGGCTTCAGCGACCTGAACCTCGTCGAGCGGGTCGAGACGGCGGGAAAATACGTCGTCAAAGTGCAGATGAAGCGTCCGACTTCGACTTTTCTCACCGCGCTGACTAAGATCCGCGCCTTCTCGGCGATTCCGAAGGAATCGCTGCCCGAGGGAATCCGAAAGCCGGCGACGTTTCCTCCCGGCACCGGCCCTTTCAAGTTTCGCGAGTGGCAGCCGGGACAGAAAATCGTGCTCGACAGGTTTGGCGACTACTGGGGGCAGAAAGCATTCGTCGACACCGTGATCTTGCGCCTGATCAGCGACGCGACGGTTCGTTTCACCGCCTTGCAGTCGGGCGACGTCGACATCATCGAGCGCACTCCTTACGAGTGGGTGAAGCAGGTCGTCGACGGCAAGATGAAGGGCTTCGGCTTTGCCAAGAGCGCCTACGCCGGCAGCCGGAATATCGAGTTCAACGTCGCCGATCCGCCGTTCAACAACAAGAAGCTCCGCTTCGCCGTCGCGCACGCGATCGACAAGCGCGAGATCCTCCAGGCGGCCTACATGGGGCTGGCCGACACGACGGACCAGAGATTTCCCAAGGGAACGATCTGGCACTTCGACGATCTGCCGTCGCCCGTGTTCGACATTGAGCGCGCCAAGACGCTGCTCAAGGAGTCCGGCTACAAAGGCGAGACGATACAGCTCATGGGCAACCGGGGCGAGGTCGCGGAGGTCGAAGGCGCCGCGATCCAGGCCCAGCTCCGGCGCATCGGGATGAAGGTCGAGGTGAAAATCCTCGAGCGCGCGTCCGCGCTCGAAGCGCGGCGCAAGGGGGAGTTCGCGTTCAAGCTCGCCGGCGGCTCGTTCTACGCCGATCCGCTGTTCGCCTATAACGAGTATCTCTGCGAAGCGGACCCCAGGAAAAGGCGCGTGAATGAAACCGGCTATTGCGACAAGGAGTTCGACGCGACCATCGCGAAGGCGGAAGCCGAGGTGGACGCGGAAAAGAGAAAGCAGCTCTTCAAGCGCGTCGCGGCAAAAATCGTCGGCGACGCGCCGATCCTGCCGATCGGTTTCACGCCGCGCTTTTTCGCCTCCAGGGATTACGTCGTGGGCTTCAGCAGTAACCACGAGGGCGACTTCATGTATTACGGCGGCGGCCTCAACTACGCCTGGATCGACAAGTAG
- a CDS encoding ABC transporter permease, translating into MKAETLRGGLTDNRARDFLSGLGAAFRVIAENRLALFGLIIISITAFAAVFAPFIATYDPFEIDIPNRLQGPSAEHLLGTDFMGRDTFTRIVYGARTALQVALGAVLLGACLGIPIGAVAGYAGRGVDAVFMRFMDAILAFPGRLMAIALVASLGGGLFSLYIAIGVNSIPSYARIVRGVVLSQKQREYVEAARMTGESESRILFFQILPNCLAPLLIRLSLDFGNAILTESSLSFLGLGFPPPTPSWGLMLKEVTPMLQIQPWAAFFPGLTISLVILGFNLLGDGLRDVFDPRQYKR; encoded by the coding sequence GTGAAGGCTGAAACCTTACGCGGCGGTCTCACGGACAACAGGGCGCGCGACTTTCTCTCAGGGCTGGGCGCTGCGTTTCGAGTCATCGCCGAAAACCGCCTTGCCCTGTTCGGCCTCATCATTATTTCGATCACCGCGTTTGCGGCGGTCTTCGCCCCCTTCATCGCCACCTACGATCCGTTTGAAATCGATATTCCGAACCGGCTTCAGGGGCCGAGCGCCGAGCACCTGCTCGGCACCGATTTCATGGGGCGGGACACTTTTACGCGCATCGTGTACGGCGCCCGCACGGCTCTTCAGGTCGCGCTCGGGGCCGTCTTGCTGGGCGCCTGTCTCGGCATTCCGATCGGCGCCGTCGCGGGTTACGCGGGGCGCGGGGTCGACGCCGTCTTCATGCGCTTCATGGACGCGATTCTCGCCTTTCCCGGGCGCCTCATGGCCATCGCGCTGGTGGCGTCTCTGGGCGGCGGTCTTTTCTCGCTCTATATAGCCATCGGCGTGAACTCGATCCCGTCTTATGCGCGCATCGTGCGCGGCGTGGTTCTATCGCAAAAGCAAAGAGAGTACGTGGAAGCCGCCCGCATGACCGGCGAATCCGAATCGCGCATTCTCTTTTTCCAGATCTTGCCCAATTGCCTCGCGCCGCTGTTGATCCGGTTGAGCCTCGACTTCGGCAACGCCATTCTCACGGAATCCTCTCTGAGCTTTCTCGGTCTCGGGTTTCCTCCGCCGACGCCCAGTTGGGGCTTGATGCTCAAGGAAGTCACCCCGATGCTGCAAATCCAGCCCTGGGCCGCGTTTTTTCCGGGGCTCACGATATCGCTGGTTATTCTGGGTTTCAATTTGCTCGGCGACGGCTTGCGGGACGTCTTCGATCCGCGCCAGTACAAGCGGTGA
- a CDS encoding ABC transporter permease — protein MLSRYVIQRLLQLIPVLLLVTIFVFLIVQIIPGDPVLVMLGVDPETGGRYAEEQYVALRHQLGLDQPIYIQYFHWLKNILSGDLGLSLQSRRPVFDILVERYPATIYLAIMALITGVAIAIPAGVIAAARQNTAVDYAAMGYAMWGIAMPNFWLALMLIVLFSVKLGWLPAIGYASPLESPLKFLQHGFLPAIVLGTDLAASLTRYVRAEMLEQIKQDYVRTARAKGLPPRVVFVRHALKNSLVATITVVGLQIARLLGGSTIIETVFTWPGVGSLLLEGIYSRDYPIVQGSVLIIAVTYVGINLIVDVFYKWLDPRIQLE, from the coding sequence ATGCTTTCGCGTTACGTCATCCAGCGTCTACTGCAGCTCATTCCCGTTCTGTTGCTGGTCACGATCTTCGTCTTCTTGATCGTACAGATTATTCCGGGAGACCCGGTGCTGGTCATGTTGGGCGTCGATCCGGAAACCGGCGGACGGTACGCCGAGGAGCAGTACGTCGCGCTCAGGCACCAGCTCGGGCTCGACCAGCCGATTTATATCCAGTACTTCCACTGGCTGAAAAACATTCTCTCGGGGGACTTGGGCCTCTCGCTCCAATCCCGGCGCCCCGTTTTCGATATTCTCGTCGAGCGCTACCCGGCCACGATTTACCTGGCGATCATGGCCCTGATTACGGGGGTGGCGATCGCCATTCCGGCCGGAGTGATCGCCGCCGCGCGCCAAAACACGGCCGTGGATTACGCCGCCATGGGATACGCGATGTGGGGCATCGCGATGCCGAACTTTTGGCTCGCGCTCATGCTCATCGTTCTCTTCAGCGTGAAGCTCGGCTGGCTGCCGGCCATTGGATACGCGAGCCCGCTCGAAAGCCCGCTAAAATTTTTGCAGCACGGCTTTTTGCCGGCGATCGTGTTGGGAACCGACCTGGCGGCGTCCTTGACCCGATACGTCCGGGCCGAGATGCTGGAGCAGATAAAGCAGGACTATGTGCGAACGGCGCGCGCCAAAGGGCTTCCCCCGCGGGTCGTCTTCGTCAGGCACGCTCTCAAGAACTCGCTGGTCGCGACGATTACGGTCGTCGGCCTCCAGATCGCGCGCCTCCTGGGCGGATCGACGATCATCGAGACGGTATTTACCTGGCCCGGCGTCGGCAGCCTCTTGTTGGAGGGCATCTATTCCCGGGACTATCCCATCGTTCAGGGCAGCGTGCTCATCATCGCGGTGACCTACGTCGGAATCAACCTGATCGTCGACGTCTTCTATAAATGGCTGGATCCCCGAATCCAGCTGGAATAG
- a CDS encoding DUF4145 domain-containing protein: MAEADRSLQANANIAACVMLGRALEALCIDVLEQNESAKGATPDAAMPKKKVMLAVGIKKLREKNLIDDRLYDWSQQLRAFRNLAAHPEDISILRVDAEDLQTFVYAIVEYINDLTDRYEEFKNRSERRAKHKKT; the protein is encoded by the coding sequence CTGGCCGAAGCGGATCGTTCACTACAGGCAAACGCAAATATAGCGGCCTGCGTGATGCTGGGTCGGGCTCTTGAGGCATTATGCATCGACGTGCTCGAGCAGAACGAATCCGCAAAAGGTGCAACGCCAGATGCCGCAATGCCCAAAAAGAAAGTGATGCTAGCGGTAGGCATCAAAAAGCTCAGGGAAAAGAACTTGATCGATGACCGCCTTTACGACTGGAGCCAGCAACTACGCGCTTTTCGTAATCTTGCGGCACACCCCGAGGACATATCCATCTTGAGAGTCGATGCAGAGGACCTTCAGACATTCGTGTATGCGATCGTTGAATACATCAACGACCTCACGGATCGTTATGAGGAATTCAAGAATCGAAGTGAGAGGCGTGCGAAGCATAAGAAAACCTAA
- a CDS encoding ABC transporter ATP-binding protein yields MENPLLEVRNLSVSFTLKQGVVKAVDDLSFFVRQGESLGIVGETGCGKSVTALSLLRLIPTPPGEIAGGEILFEGEDLLKKSETEMRRIRGRHISMVFQEPMTSLNPSMTVGDQIGECYRWHLGHSRKVARGFTEHVLALVHLPAPRAIMDRYPHELSGGMRQRVMIAMALSCEPKLVIADEPTTALDVTIQAQILELLQELRERLKMALIFISHNLGVVARLCDRIGVMYAGSLVEVADRESLFTRPLHPYTIGLLEALPEPEFRERPLKTIPGTVCDLLHPPSGCKFHPRCFKAKETCKEYSPGLEKKIGGNSVACYFPGA; encoded by the coding sequence ATGGAAAACCCGCTGCTGGAGGTCCGGAACCTGAGCGTCAGTTTTACTCTGAAGCAGGGCGTGGTGAAGGCGGTCGACGATCTTTCCTTTTTCGTCCGCCAAGGCGAAAGTCTCGGGATCGTCGGCGAGACCGGCTGCGGCAAGAGCGTGACGGCGCTGTCCTTGCTCCGTCTGATCCCCACGCCGCCGGGGGAAATCGCCGGCGGCGAGATTCTCTTCGAAGGCGAAGATCTCCTTAAGAAAAGCGAAACGGAGATGCGCCGGATCCGCGGCCGCCACATCTCGATGGTATTTCAAGAGCCCATGACCTCGCTCAATCCGTCCATGACCGTCGGCGACCAGATCGGGGAGTGTTATCGGTGGCATCTCGGCCATTCGAGAAAAGTAGCGCGGGGTTTTACCGAGCACGTCCTCGCGCTGGTTCACCTGCCGGCGCCGCGGGCCATCATGGATCGGTACCCGCACGAGCTCTCCGGCGGGATGAGACAGCGCGTGATGATCGCCATGGCGCTCTCGTGCGAGCCCAAATTGGTGATCGCCGACGAGCCCACCACGGCGTTGGATGTGACGATCCAGGCCCAAATATTGGAGCTGCTGCAAGAACTGCGGGAACGGCTGAAGATGGCGCTCATTTTCATCTCCCACAATCTCGGCGTCGTCGCCCGGCTGTGCGACAGGATCGGCGTGATGTACGCCGGATCGCTGGTCGAGGTGGCCGACAGAGAGTCGCTTTTTACCCGCCCGCTCCATCCCTACACGATCGGCCTTCTTGAGGCGCTGCCCGAGCCGGAATTTCGCGAACGACCGCTCAAGACCATTCCCGGCACGGTCTGCGACTTGCTTCATCCTCCGTCGGGTTGCAAATTCCATCCGCGCTGTTTCAAGGCCAAGGAGACGTGCAAAGAGTATTCGCCCGGGCTGGAAAAAAAAATCGGCGGCAATTCGGTGGCGTGTTACTTTCCCGGTGCGTGA
- a CDS encoding UbiD family decarboxylase, producing the protein MAYYKDIRELIAALDRAGLLVRVEREINKDTELHPLVRLQFRGLPESERKAFLFTKVTDVSGKRYDIPVVIACLAGSRQIYALGLQCDPDKISQRWTEARNHPIEPVFVKDAPVHEEVHIGDDLNKPGLGLEEFPIPISTPGFDAAPYTSASHWITYDPETGVGNIGNYRGQVKARTRLGMNAGGQQHISQHWRKWQKAGKPMPAAVVIGAPPSVSYASVVKIPYGVDEYAVAGGLAGAAVPVVKAKTVDLVVPANAEIVIEGFINTELMEPEAPFGEFTGYMDPQQLNPFMEITCITHRKRPVFVAMLSQFPPSESSKIRGTGAEGNVLSYLRSKFDNVKSVALHESTGSWGLCCIQVSDPKPGQAAAVLDACHDSPSVGAKMIIVVDDDIDPRDAEGIFWAMTFRMQPHRDVRIKPAKLQSADWSAFPPHTGNPGGVQAGTSDIQSTRMLIDATRPWPYPPVSLPRREIMEEAVKLWGSLELPRLNLRQPWHGYELGWWSEENLEAGRLAVEGRHYETGEKMKQGRVPVRGVEGE; encoded by the coding sequence ATGGCGTACTATAAGGACATTCGCGAGCTGATCGCCGCCCTCGACCGGGCCGGCCTGTTGGTTCGCGTCGAGCGGGAAATCAACAAGGACACCGAACTGCATCCGCTGGTGCGGCTCCAGTTTCGCGGTCTTCCCGAAAGCGAGCGGAAAGCGTTTTTGTTCACGAAAGTGACGGACGTCTCGGGAAAACGTTATGACATCCCGGTGGTGATCGCCTGTCTCGCCGGCTCGCGGCAGATTTACGCTCTCGGCTTGCAGTGCGATCCCGACAAGATCAGCCAAAGGTGGACGGAGGCGCGCAATCACCCGATCGAACCCGTGTTCGTCAAAGACGCTCCGGTGCACGAGGAAGTTCATATCGGCGACGACCTCAACAAGCCCGGCCTGGGGCTCGAAGAATTTCCCATCCCGATCTCGACGCCGGGTTTCGACGCCGCGCCGTATACGAGCGCGAGCCATTGGATCACTTACGATCCCGAAACCGGCGTCGGCAACATCGGCAACTACCGCGGCCAGGTCAAGGCGCGCACGCGGCTCGGCATGAACGCTGGAGGGCAGCAGCATATTTCTCAGCACTGGCGCAAATGGCAAAAGGCGGGGAAGCCGATGCCTGCGGCCGTGGTCATCGGCGCGCCGCCCAGCGTGTCTTACGCTTCGGTGGTCAAGATTCCTTATGGAGTCGATGAGTATGCCGTGGCCGGCGGATTGGCCGGCGCGGCCGTGCCGGTCGTGAAAGCGAAGACGGTGGACTTGGTCGTTCCGGCCAACGCCGAAATTGTGATAGAAGGGTTCATCAACACGGAATTGATGGAGCCTGAAGCCCCGTTCGGCGAGTTCACCGGCTACATGGATCCGCAGCAGCTCAATCCTTTCATGGAGATTACCTGCATCACGCACCGCAAGAGACCCGTCTTCGTCGCCATGCTGAGCCAGTTTCCGCCGTCCGAGTCCAGCAAGATACGAGGGACCGGCGCCGAGGGCAACGTTCTTTCCTATCTAAGAAGCAAGTTCGACAACGTCAAAAGCGTCGCGTTGCACGAATCGACGGGGAGCTGGGGACTCTGCTGTATCCAAGTCAGCGATCCCAAGCCCGGGCAGGCTGCGGCGGTGCTCGATGCCTGCCACGATTCTCCTTCGGTGGGCGCCAAAATGATCATCGTCGTCGACGACGACATCGATCCGAGAGACGCCGAAGGAATTTTCTGGGCGATGACGTTTCGGATGCAGCCGCACCGCGACGTGAGGATCAAGCCCGCCAAGCTGCAATCCGCCGACTGGTCGGCGTTTCCGCCGCACACCGGCAATCCCGGCGGCGTCCAGGCGGGGACGTCCGATATCCAGTCCACGAGGATGTTGATCGACGCGACGCGGCCGTGGCCGTATCCGCCGGTGTCCTTGCCGCGAAGGGAAATCATGGAGGAGGCGGTCAAGCTCTGGGGCAGCCTCGAGCTGCCCCGGCTGAATCTCAGACAGCCGTGGCACGGCTACGAGCTCGGCTGGTGGTCGGAGGAAAACCTGGAGGCGGGGAGACTTGCGGTCGAAGGGCGCCATTACGAGACCGGAGAGAAGATGAAGCAGGGGCGAGTACCGGTGCGCGGAGTGGAAGGGGAGTAA
- a CDS encoding ABC transporter substrate-binding protein, producing the protein MKRTIIIGLICFWVASAAPVDGAAVTPKRGGTLTLAIQKDLVVLNPMLRTASTERLIRMLMFDSLLGVDLQGNIQPNLAERWEVSKDGKVYSFALKKGVQFHNGKELTAEDVKFSMEYTMDSKNGAYGYSQLALVERVEAPEKHAVRIYLKRPSAVFLTSLTSIQSFPVVPAGSIESGLKKPTEFPPGTGPFKYVEWKPRQRLVLERFDRHWGHKPYVDRLVLRPIGDDTVRFAALQSGDVDIVERTPYEWVKQVVDGKVKGIGFVEATTAGYRRLIFNVTEPPFNNQKLRHAVAHAINKKEILDAAYMGFGVPTDQKYPKGNLWYAEGAKIYAHDPNKAKALLKEAGYNGQPIEVLSDLEGPRQTEIAVLQAQLKRVGVPLKPVVLEWGAYREQQRKGMFQLMFYGGSIDPDPSLTYGPDFVCEKDLKNRSSNMPGYCDKEIDALLTKAEVESDAKKRKEIFARVVGKVKEDLPELPIGYVPRFYTFRDYVKGFTTNDEGEFQWWGGGLSHTWLDK; encoded by the coding sequence ATGAAGCGCACGATCATTATCGGATTGATTTGCTTTTGGGTGGCTTCCGCTGCGCCGGTGGACGGCGCCGCCGTAACTCCGAAGCGCGGCGGCACGCTCACTCTGGCGATCCAGAAGGATCTCGTGGTTCTGAATCCGATGCTCAGAACCGCCTCGACCGAGCGGCTGATTCGCATGTTGATGTTCGACTCCCTGCTCGGCGTCGACCTTCAGGGAAACATTCAACCCAACCTGGCCGAGCGGTGGGAAGTCTCCAAGGACGGCAAGGTTTATTCCTTTGCGCTGAAAAAGGGCGTCCAGTTTCACAACGGCAAAGAATTGACCGCCGAGGACGTCAAGTTTTCCATGGAATACACGATGGATTCCAAAAACGGAGCTTACGGCTATTCGCAGCTCGCGCTGGTGGAGCGCGTCGAGGCGCCGGAAAAGCACGCGGTGAGAATCTATTTGAAAAGGCCGAGCGCCGTTTTCCTCACGTCGCTAACGAGCATTCAGTCTTTTCCGGTTGTGCCCGCGGGCTCGATCGAATCGGGTCTCAAAAAGCCCACCGAGTTCCCGCCGGGCACGGGTCCCTTCAAGTATGTGGAATGGAAACCGAGACAGCGTCTGGTCCTGGAGCGCTTCGACCGGCACTGGGGCCATAAACCCTACGTGGACCGGCTGGTGCTGCGACCCATCGGCGACGACACCGTGCGGTTCGCGGCTCTGCAGTCGGGAGACGTCGATATCGTGGAGCGCACCCCTTACGAGTGGGTGAAGCAGGTGGTCGACGGCAAGGTGAAAGGGATCGGCTTCGTCGAGGCGACGACCGCCGGATATCGCCGCTTGATATTCAACGTGACGGAACCGCCTTTCAACAATCAAAAGCTGCGGCACGCCGTCGCGCACGCAATCAATAAAAAGGAGATTCTCGACGCCGCTTATATGGGCTTCGGCGTGCCGACCGATCAGAAATACCCGAAAGGCAACCTGTGGTATGCCGAAGGCGCGAAAATCTACGCCCATGACCCGAACAAGGCCAAGGCCCTCCTCAAAGAAGCCGGTTACAACGGGCAGCCGATCGAAGTTCTTTCCGACCTCGAAGGCCCGCGCCAAACCGAGATCGCCGTCCTTCAGGCGCAGCTCAAGAGAGTCGGCGTTCCGCTCAAGCCCGTCGTCCTCGAGTGGGGCGCCTATCGGGAGCAGCAGCGCAAAGGCATGTTCCAGCTCATGTTCTACGGCGGCAGCATCGACCCGGATCCGTCTCTCACTTACGGGCCGGATTTTGTTTGCGAGAAAGACCTCAAGAACCGCAGCTCCAACATGCCCGGCTACTGCGACAAGGAGATCGACGCGCTGCTAACAAAAGCCGAGGTCGAATCGGATGCCAAAAAGCGCAAAGAGATCTTCGCCCGTGTCGTCGGCAAGGTCAAAGAGGATCTGCCGGAATTGCCGATCGGCTATGTGCCCCGCTTTTACACGTTCCGGGACTATGTTAAGGGCTTTACCACAAACGACGAAGGCGAGTTCCAATGGTGGGGCGGCGGGCTGAGCCATACATGGCTGGACAAATAA
- a CDS encoding oligopeptide/dipeptide ABC transporter ATP-binding protein — MLLSRCVMALLEVKSLTKYFDLSGGLVSRLVAGKKILKAVDQISFSVPEGKTFGLVGESGCGKSTTARLIARLITATEGEVYFEGREILRLSMREAREIRKHLQMVFQDPYASLNPRMKVIDIVGRPLTLYHGIRGRKKSDRVAELMELVGLQADHIDRYPHEFSGGQRQRIGIARALAAGPKVIIADEPVSSLDVSVQAQVLNLFKKLQRELNLTMLFISHDLNVVAYLADIVGVMYAGKIMEIAPAEEIFKFPVHPYTRGLLASNPTLATFREKIRIQLKGEITFPLNPPSGCRLEPRCPIRVEKCKTIEPPLENKRANHRAACHEV, encoded by the coding sequence GTGTTACTTTCCCGGTGCGTGATGGCCCTGCTCGAAGTCAAAAGTCTCACGAAGTATTTCGATTTGAGCGGCGGGCTGGTGAGCCGGCTGGTGGCGGGAAAAAAGATTCTCAAGGCGGTGGATCAAATCTCCTTTTCCGTGCCGGAAGGAAAGACGTTCGGTTTGGTCGGAGAAAGCGGCTGTGGCAAATCGACGACGGCCCGGCTGATCGCGCGGTTGATTACGGCGACCGAGGGAGAGGTCTACTTCGAGGGAAGGGAAATCTTGCGGTTGAGCATGCGCGAAGCGCGCGAGATTCGCAAACACCTGCAAATGGTTTTTCAGGATCCCTATGCCTCGCTCAATCCGCGCATGAAGGTGATCGACATCGTCGGGCGTCCGCTGACGCTTTACCACGGCATCCGGGGCCGCAAAAAAAGCGATCGGGTCGCGGAGCTGATGGAGTTGGTCGGGCTGCAAGCGGACCATATCGACCGCTACCCGCATGAGTTCAGCGGCGGCCAGCGCCAGCGCATCGGCATCGCGAGGGCGCTCGCCGCGGGGCCGAAAGTGATCATCGCCGACGAGCCGGTTTCCTCCCTGGACGTGTCCGTTCAAGCGCAGGTTCTCAACCTGTTCAAGAAATTACAGCGCGAGCTCAACCTGACGATGCTCTTCATATCCCACGATTTGAACGTCGTGGCCTATCTGGCGGACATCGTGGGCGTGATGTACGCGGGCAAGATAATGGAAATCGCGCCCGCGGAAGAAATTTTCAAGTTTCCGGTTCATCCCTACACCCGGGGGCTCTTGGCCTCGAATCCGACGCTTGCGACTTTTAGGGAAAAGATCCGCATCCAGCTCAAAGGCGAGATAACCTTTCCGCTGAACCCGCCTTCCGGCTGTCGTCTGGAGCCCCGGTGCCCGATCCGCGTCGAGAAATGCAAAACCATAGAACCGCCCCTGGAAAACAAACGCGCGAATCATCGCGCCGCGTGTCACGAGGTGTGA